One stretch of Cryptosporangium aurantiacum DNA includes these proteins:
- a CDS encoding TetR/AcrR family transcriptional regulator C-terminal domain-containing protein, translating into MATTEPTARRRAGSRAGLDRERILMAARGMDPDSLTMQAVADRLGVDRKALHYHVSDRAGLLRLVAADRFETHFLAAAADLAGEWREALVSYAKAIRTGLIAMGTLVDFFRFDPAPDYPSFAPVETLLRRMIDAGFSARQAGRALILVTGVAMMSARDEVLQATDEGHPQLPELRRALGTDATTSYPTLRALAQEESGLYDDGQFEFDLRVLIRGLEGEIGQE; encoded by the coding sequence ATGGCGACCACCGAACCGACCGCTCGACGCCGCGCCGGATCGCGCGCCGGCTTGGATCGCGAGCGGATCCTGATGGCGGCGCGCGGCATGGATCCCGATTCGCTGACGATGCAGGCAGTCGCCGACCGGCTGGGCGTCGACCGGAAGGCACTGCACTACCACGTGTCCGATCGGGCCGGTCTCCTGCGGCTCGTCGCGGCCGACCGCTTCGAGACCCACTTCCTCGCGGCGGCCGCCGACCTGGCGGGCGAGTGGCGAGAGGCCCTGGTCAGCTACGCGAAGGCCATCCGGACCGGACTGATCGCCATGGGTACGCTCGTGGATTTCTTCCGGTTCGACCCCGCCCCGGATTACCCGTCGTTCGCGCCCGTCGAGACACTCCTCCGCCGGATGATCGACGCGGGGTTCAGCGCACGACAGGCCGGACGGGCGCTGATCCTGGTCACCGGCGTAGCCATGATGAGCGCCCGGGACGAAGTGCTGCAGGCCACCGACGAGGGCCATCCCCAGCTACCCGAACTGCGTAGAGCGCTCGGCACCGACGCGACCACGTCGTACCCGACGCTGCGCGCACTCGCGCAGGAGGAGTCGGGGCTCTACGACGACGGCCAATTCGAGTTCGACCTACGCGTCCTCATCCGCGGTCTGGAGGGCGAAATCGGCCAGGAGTGA
- a CDS encoding PucR family transcriptional regulator, which translates to MDEDPVETLRAMERSASLHESLTRLVLSGGDTSAAAEMLAAELGMGVAVLDRDDQVVAVSGHIDVADFARADGAAPPRFDSTGILACAMEQTRRTGRCVTSGLGDGRRASVVAVSGCQSYFGGLVLAHDRSLTAVDLRCLEHAAQIIGLITLTRDAVVEAETGVRGELLTALLTSAQRPTQDLVDRARARGVDLGELTVLLVVEATARHRVRIRRHLDRVAEQWHGLAGDHRGMATLVLPGRDAGVATKEIHDQLRAELGIGSLVVGTDVLPPEPWAHAFTVARRCAQILTRLGSWDRWATTQDLAMYGMVFDPDRTADLNRFLDDTLGALIDYDASRNAELIKTLAAYFQCSGNLTRTSAALHVHPNTLLKRLGRIGTLIGEDWQEPEPALRLHLAVRMFQLALDLGVDRS; encoded by the coding sequence ATGGACGAAGACCCGGTCGAGACGCTGCGGGCCATGGAGCGGTCGGCCTCCCTGCACGAATCGCTGACGCGGCTGGTCCTGTCGGGCGGGGACACGAGCGCCGCCGCCGAGATGCTCGCCGCCGAACTGGGCATGGGCGTCGCCGTTCTCGACCGGGACGATCAGGTGGTCGCGGTGAGCGGCCACATCGACGTCGCGGACTTCGCGCGCGCGGACGGCGCAGCGCCCCCCAGGTTCGACAGCACGGGAATCCTAGCCTGCGCCATGGAGCAGACCCGGAGGACCGGACGGTGCGTGACGTCCGGGCTCGGCGACGGCAGGCGGGCCAGCGTCGTGGCCGTGTCGGGGTGCCAGTCGTACTTCGGCGGCCTGGTCCTGGCCCACGACCGGTCGCTGACCGCCGTCGATCTGCGCTGCTTGGAGCACGCGGCGCAGATCATCGGCCTGATCACGCTCACCCGGGACGCGGTCGTGGAGGCGGAAACAGGGGTGCGGGGCGAGTTGCTCACCGCGCTTCTCACCTCGGCTCAGCGACCGACGCAGGATCTCGTCGATCGGGCACGCGCGCGGGGAGTGGACCTCGGCGAGCTCACTGTTCTCCTGGTGGTCGAGGCGACGGCGCGGCATCGTGTCCGAATCCGGCGCCATCTCGACCGAGTGGCGGAGCAGTGGCACGGGCTGGCCGGAGACCACCGGGGGATGGCTACGCTGGTTCTGCCAGGGCGCGACGCGGGGGTGGCGACCAAGGAGATCCATGATCAGCTCAGGGCGGAGCTCGGCATCGGCTCCCTCGTCGTCGGTACCGACGTCCTTCCGCCCGAGCCATGGGCGCATGCCTTCACGGTCGCGCGGCGTTGTGCCCAGATCCTGACGCGGCTCGGGTCGTGGGACCGGTGGGCGACGACGCAGGACCTCGCGATGTACGGCATGGTGTTCGACCCGGACCGGACCGCGGATCTCAACCGGTTCCTCGACGACACCCTCGGCGCGCTGATCGACTACGACGCCTCGCGCAATGCCGAACTGATCAAGACGCTGGCCGCATACTTCCAGTGCTCCGGCAACCTCACCCGGACATCCGCCGCGCTCCACGTGCACCCCAATACCCTGCTGAAGCGGCTGGGCCGGATCGGCACCCTGATCGGCGAGGACTGGCAGGAGCCGGAGCCCGCGCTCCGGCTGCACTTAGCGGTGCGCATGTTCCAGCTGGCACTCGACCTCGGGGTGGATCGCAGCTGA
- a CDS encoding ABC transporter substrate-binding protein, which produces MSSPLSRRRLLVLGGSLAGGSVLAACTRGEGSSSAGSNGGPLKFWDMLWGTGTAYRNEAQRLVGTYQGDAKVTYQSLPWANFVQTFSSAIASNTGPAVSSGGGFQALQFFTQDAIAPADNLVKKLKTQDFIPETIEFLKYQGTYFAVPWFIDARVLFYRKALLEKAGAAVPTDWPSLRTACVALRRIGVSGFGMAASPTVTTGSQQILSLMFNNGGHLFTADGKPDVVTDRNIETVEFLKELVSIGAIDKRYVSYTNDNLQGDIASGKVGMLFAPPSWQAQFPDAVRSDMLVASPLTAPHGDKGTWYAINNLMMYKNTPDQEESEEFLGWYLDNIKTYWQNGVLPAVPVRQSIVDLAEYQGNANNLKISKEWVPVGKTYAADSKEPFPQLNAVDGGQALSRFAQQVVQGTGNARALLTTLQQGLEEVVK; this is translated from the coding sequence ATGTCATCACCATTGTCCCGACGGCGCTTACTCGTGCTGGGCGGGTCCCTGGCCGGCGGCAGCGTGCTCGCCGCGTGCACGCGCGGAGAAGGTAGTTCCTCGGCCGGCTCGAACGGCGGCCCGCTGAAGTTCTGGGACATGCTGTGGGGCACCGGAACGGCGTACCGCAATGAGGCGCAGCGTCTGGTCGGTACTTACCAGGGCGACGCGAAGGTCACCTACCAGTCCCTTCCGTGGGCCAACTTCGTGCAGACCTTCTCGTCGGCGATCGCCTCCAACACCGGTCCCGCCGTGAGCTCCGGCGGTGGCTTCCAGGCGCTGCAGTTTTTCACCCAGGACGCGATCGCCCCCGCGGACAACCTGGTGAAGAAGCTCAAGACCCAGGACTTCATCCCGGAGACCATCGAGTTCCTGAAGTACCAGGGCACCTATTTCGCGGTTCCCTGGTTCATCGACGCCCGGGTGCTCTTCTACCGCAAAGCACTGCTGGAGAAGGCGGGCGCCGCGGTACCGACCGACTGGCCGAGCCTGCGGACGGCGTGCGTCGCCCTCCGCCGCATCGGCGTCTCCGGCTTCGGCATGGCCGCCAGTCCCACGGTGACGACGGGATCGCAACAGATCCTGTCGCTGATGTTCAACAACGGCGGTCACTTGTTCACCGCCGACGGCAAGCCGGACGTCGTCACCGACCGCAACATCGAGACGGTGGAGTTCCTCAAGGAACTGGTGTCCATCGGCGCGATCGACAAGCGCTACGTCAGCTACACCAACGACAACCTCCAGGGCGACATCGCCTCTGGGAAGGTCGGCATGCTGTTCGCGCCACCCAGCTGGCAGGCCCAGTTCCCGGACGCCGTCCGCAGCGACATGCTGGTCGCCAGCCCGCTCACCGCTCCGCACGGCGACAAGGGCACCTGGTACGCCATCAACAACCTGATGATGTACAAGAACACGCCGGACCAGGAGGAATCCGAGGAGTTCCTCGGCTGGTACCTGGACAACATCAAGACGTACTGGCAGAACGGCGTCCTCCCGGCTGTGCCGGTCCGGCAGAGCATCGTCGACCTGGCCGAGTACCAGGGCAACGCGAACAACCTGAAGATCTCCAAGGAGTGGGTGCCGGTCGGCAAGACCTATGCCGCCGACTCGAAGGAACCCTTCCCCCAGCTGAACGCCGTCGACGGTGGGCAGGCGCTCTCACGGTTCGCGCAGCAGGTAGTGCAGGGAACGGGGAACGCACGGGCTCTCCTCACGACCCTGCAGCAGGGTTTGGAAGAGGTCGTCAAATAG
- a CDS encoding carbohydrate ABC transporter permease, whose protein sequence is MAEHTALAAAPRAAVRRAPSPGGRRGRGRGRERGLTFTAMLAPSLILVGLINAYPLVYGAIESTHAGTLIAGGPYVGIDNYTQVLSDPRFWAAARFTALFTVVGVLGSWAVGLGLALLLRSDVPGRSYFRVLLLLPWVVPVVVSSMSWIWLSNTYDSPLPTLARALGFGDVLFLSDPTLAVVTVFAFKIWISFPFMMMTSGASLEAVDHTLYEAASVDGASKFQQFVHITLPMIAKTTFVSWVLMTIFCVNDFPTIFLLTGGGPVDATTSLIVYAYRLTFQNFQLGPGLAVALLMTAALTVVSVILYRQIRRAQ, encoded by the coding sequence ATGGCGGAGCACACGGCGCTCGCGGCCGCCCCCCGAGCCGCGGTCCGACGCGCACCATCACCCGGCGGGCGACGTGGCCGCGGCCGCGGCCGCGAGCGGGGGCTGACGTTCACCGCCATGCTCGCGCCCTCGCTGATCCTGGTCGGACTGATCAACGCGTACCCGCTCGTCTACGGAGCGATCGAGTCGACGCACGCCGGGACGCTGATCGCCGGTGGACCGTACGTCGGTATCGACAACTACACCCAGGTGCTCTCCGACCCCCGGTTCTGGGCAGCAGCCCGTTTCACGGCGCTCTTCACGGTGGTCGGGGTGCTCGGCAGCTGGGCCGTCGGCCTCGGCCTCGCGCTGCTGCTCCGCAGTGATGTCCCGGGCCGGTCGTACTTCCGGGTGCTTCTCCTGCTGCCCTGGGTGGTCCCGGTGGTGGTGTCGTCGATGAGCTGGATCTGGCTGTCGAACACCTACGACAGCCCACTACCGACGCTCGCCCGAGCGCTCGGCTTCGGGGACGTCCTGTTCCTGAGCGATCCGACGCTGGCGGTGGTCACCGTCTTCGCGTTCAAGATCTGGATCAGCTTCCCGTTCATGATGATGACCTCCGGCGCGTCGCTGGAGGCCGTGGACCACACGCTCTACGAGGCGGCCAGCGTCGACGGCGCCTCGAAGTTCCAGCAGTTCGTTCACATCACGCTGCCGATGATCGCGAAGACCACGTTCGTCAGCTGGGTACTGATGACGATCTTCTGCGTCAACGACTTCCCGACGATCTTCCTGCTGACCGGCGGGGGCCCGGTGGACGCGACCACCTCGCTGATCGTCTACGCGTACCGGCTGACGTTCCAGAACTTCCAGCTGGGCCCCGGCCTCGCCGTCGCGCTCCTGATGACCGCCGCGCTGACGGTGGTCTCGGTGATCCTCTACCGCCAGATCCGGAGGGCCCAATGA
- a CDS encoding carbohydrate ABC transporter permease — protein MIRWVRFGALTVITAVVLVPLVAVVALALQPRTGVGHGGLTLDSMRYVLAETASLTWLRNSLVAAGLTTLAAVLVAAPAGYVLSRGRGKVVSGYSLLLFSIQSFPHVILVIPLFVMFASLGLIDSVTGLTLVYIAAALPVACWMMAAYIDSIPVSLEEAAWIDGCSVFGSFWRVVVRNSLPGLLSTAIFSFLIAWNDYLVALVFLRSSDSMTLPIGLQSFFQQDTTNWGPVMSVAVIMLLPPVLVFAALNRYFSVGGIGGALAGQ, from the coding sequence ATGATCCGCTGGGTGCGATTCGGGGCGCTGACCGTCATCACCGCCGTCGTGCTGGTGCCGCTCGTCGCCGTCGTCGCCCTGGCGCTGCAGCCACGGACCGGCGTGGGGCACGGAGGGCTGACGCTAGACTCGATGCGTTACGTCCTCGCCGAGACCGCGTCGTTGACCTGGCTGCGCAACAGTCTGGTCGCGGCCGGGCTCACGACGCTCGCGGCCGTGCTCGTCGCGGCGCCCGCCGGGTACGTGCTCTCCCGTGGGCGCGGCAAGGTGGTCTCCGGCTACTCCCTGCTGCTGTTCAGCATCCAGTCGTTCCCGCACGTCATCCTCGTCATCCCGCTCTTCGTCATGTTCGCCTCGCTCGGGCTGATCGACTCGGTCACGGGGCTGACCCTGGTGTACATCGCGGCGGCGCTTCCGGTGGCCTGTTGGATGATGGCCGCCTACATCGACAGCATTCCCGTCTCCCTGGAGGAGGCCGCCTGGATCGACGGGTGCTCGGTCTTCGGCAGCTTCTGGCGGGTGGTCGTCCGCAACTCGCTGCCCGGGCTCCTGTCCACGGCGATCTTCAGCTTCCTGATCGCTTGGAACGACTACCTGGTCGCGCTGGTCTTCCTCCGCAGCAGCGATTCGATGACGCTGCCGATCGGGCTCCAGTCCTTCTTCCAGCAGGACACCACGAACTGGGGACCGGTCATGAGCGTCGCGGTGATCATGCTGCTGCCACCGGTCCTGGTCTTCGCGGCGCTCAACCGGTACTTCAGCGTGGGGGGCATCGGTGGCGCGCTCGCCGGCCAGTAG
- a CDS encoding GH1 family beta-glucosidase, whose amino-acid sequence MARSPASSDITFPPGFVWGAATASYQIEGAAHEDGRGPSIWDTFSHTPGAVVDGHTGDVACDHYHRYSDDVALMAEVGLQAYRFSVAWPRIQPDGSGPINPAGLDFYDRLVDELRGHDIEPVITLYHWDLPQALEDRGGWTDRDTAHRLAEYAEAVHARLGDRVDVWTTLNEPWCAAFLGYAAGVHAPGRTDPAAAFAAAHHLNLGHGLTVRALRAAGASTLGVTVNPALVLPTEPADAGHADAVRLVDGLRNRIFLDPMLRGEYSEDVLEHIERFTEPTFIHDGDAATIGAPIELLGVNYYRPTHVAAGAAGPASPAYPGTERVEFRPDAAPHTDMGWAIEPDGLRQLLEKLSRDYPGTPLYVTENGAAYPTGPDADSRVPDAERIRYLDAHLRAAHQALTNGVDLRGYFVWSLLDNFEWAEGYSKRFGLVYVDYRTQRRVLKDSALWYEQVVRRNGLPKLAT is encoded by the coding sequence GTGGCGCGCTCGCCGGCCAGTAGTGACATCACCTTCCCGCCCGGCTTTGTCTGGGGCGCCGCGACCGCGTCCTACCAGATCGAGGGCGCCGCTCACGAGGACGGCCGCGGCCCCTCGATCTGGGACACCTTCAGCCACACGCCGGGAGCGGTCGTCGACGGGCACACCGGCGACGTGGCCTGCGACCACTACCACCGGTACTCCGACGACGTGGCGTTGATGGCCGAGGTCGGCCTGCAGGCCTACCGGTTCTCGGTGGCCTGGCCCCGCATCCAGCCGGACGGATCCGGCCCGATCAACCCGGCCGGGCTGGACTTCTACGACCGACTCGTGGACGAGCTCCGCGGCCACGACATCGAACCGGTGATCACGCTCTATCACTGGGACCTTCCGCAGGCACTCGAAGACCGTGGCGGGTGGACCGACCGGGACACGGCCCACCGCCTGGCCGAGTACGCCGAAGCGGTCCACGCGCGCCTCGGCGACCGCGTCGACGTCTGGACCACGCTGAACGAACCGTGGTGCGCGGCGTTCCTCGGCTACGCCGCCGGCGTGCACGCTCCTGGACGCACCGATCCGGCGGCGGCTTTCGCCGCCGCCCACCACCTCAACCTGGGGCACGGTCTCACCGTGCGCGCGCTGCGCGCAGCCGGCGCGTCCACGCTCGGCGTCACGGTCAACCCCGCGCTCGTGCTCCCCACCGAGCCGGCCGACGCCGGGCACGCCGACGCTGTGCGCCTCGTTGACGGCTTGCGCAACCGCATCTTCCTCGACCCGATGCTGCGCGGTGAGTACTCCGAGGACGTGCTCGAGCACATCGAGCGGTTCACCGAGCCCACGTTCATCCACGACGGTGACGCCGCGACCATCGGTGCGCCGATCGAACTGCTCGGCGTCAACTACTACCGCCCCACCCACGTCGCCGCTGGCGCCGCCGGCCCGGCAAGCCCTGCCTACCCCGGCACCGAGCGGGTGGAGTTCCGGCCCGACGCCGCGCCCCATACGGACATGGGCTGGGCGATCGAGCCCGACGGTCTACGTCAACTGCTGGAGAAGCTGAGCCGCGACTACCCCGGCACGCCGCTCTACGTCACCGAGAACGGTGCGGCCTACCCGACCGGGCCGGATGCCGATTCCCGTGTTCCCGACGCCGAACGGATCCGCTACCTCGACGCGCACCTCCGGGCCGCCCACCAGGCCCTCACCAACGGCGTCGACCTGCGCGGCTACTTCGTGTGGTCGCTGCTGGACAACTTCGAGTGGGCGGAGGGCTACTCGAAGCGCTTCGGCCTGGTCTACGTCGACTACCGCACCCAACGCCGGGTGCTGAAGGACAGCGCGCTGTGGTACGAGCAGGTCGTTCGTCGGAACGGGCTCCCGAAATTAGCCACCTAG
- a CDS encoding MarR family winged helix-turn-helix transcriptional regulator yields MDPRVDQLRHDLALFARGIRGHREGHQLTASQLQVLGLLDAYGPLNARDLAARERVAPQSMAKTVKSLEAASLVTRCLDPADARAFLIEITDEGRTTLVNDRVVRNRWLEAALAERCTEAEREVLYIAGRLLRSLSESPVRADARAEADTRG; encoded by the coding sequence GTGGATCCCCGCGTCGACCAACTGCGTCATGACCTCGCACTGTTCGCCAGAGGGATCCGCGGCCACCGGGAAGGCCACCAGCTCACTGCCTCTCAGCTGCAGGTGCTCGGCCTCCTCGACGCGTACGGTCCGCTGAACGCCCGCGACCTGGCCGCGCGGGAGCGGGTCGCACCGCAATCCATGGCGAAGACCGTCAAGAGTCTCGAGGCGGCGAGCCTGGTCACGCGATGCCTCGATCCGGCCGATGCGCGCGCTTTCCTGATCGAGATCACCGACGAAGGCCGGACGACCCTCGTCAACGACCGTGTGGTCCGGAACCGGTGGCTGGAAGCGGCGCTGGCGGAGCGTTGTACCGAGGCCGAGCGCGAGGTCCTCTACATCGCCGGACGACTGTTGCGCTCGCTGTCCGAGTCACCGGTCCGGGCCGACGCGCGCGCGGAGGCCGACACCCGTGGCTGA
- a CDS encoding MFS transporter, with protein sequence MADTMTRPGDTRLPWRTGGALVSGSVLQPLNSSMIALAIVSLTADFGASDLMPWVIAAMYIATAVAAPVSGRLGALLGPRRVYLAGLGLILAGSALGLLAPSLAWVVVSRVIVGLGTATQYPNAVALVRRYARRRHVRTGGILGLLAIGAQVTVAFGPTLGGLLVGLLGWQAVMWINVPVVVASALLVGVFVDRDDPVTVTRRELPPAFDLPGIGLFLGWVVSLMMFLLSAVDEPQWWLLGVFVVCAVLFVQRERHTASPFLDVSALVRNRALFATLIRTLLTYVAFYAVYFGFPQWMQAARGLSPAQAGLMMFPLAAIGVVCSLVATRTCRIAGPRRVLVGGTAAMIAGGVIIAFAAGSRVPALLVLVAVVAGIPSGFNNIGNQTVVDRATPDGDVGTAMGLYRTTQFIGANFAAVALDVLVGPDATDAGFERLGWFTAALGVLLLAVTVAARSLRPEHPI encoded by the coding sequence GTGGCTGACACGATGACCCGCCCGGGTGACACGCGACTGCCGTGGCGCACTGGTGGGGCTCTGGTCTCGGGCAGCGTCCTGCAACCCTTGAACTCGTCGATGATCGCGCTGGCGATCGTGAGCCTGACGGCCGACTTCGGGGCGTCGGACCTCATGCCGTGGGTCATCGCGGCGATGTACATCGCGACCGCGGTCGCCGCCCCCGTCTCCGGGCGGTTGGGAGCGCTGCTCGGGCCGCGGCGCGTCTACCTGGCTGGGCTCGGCCTGATCCTGGCCGGATCGGCACTCGGCCTGCTCGCACCGAGCCTGGCTTGGGTGGTCGTCTCCCGGGTGATCGTCGGGCTGGGCACGGCCACGCAGTACCCCAACGCCGTCGCACTGGTGCGCCGCTACGCCCGCAGGCGCCACGTCCGGACCGGCGGGATTCTGGGCCTGCTCGCCATCGGCGCGCAGGTGACCGTGGCCTTCGGTCCGACGCTGGGTGGCCTGCTGGTCGGCCTGCTCGGCTGGCAAGCGGTGATGTGGATCAACGTTCCCGTCGTAGTCGCCAGCGCGCTGCTCGTCGGAGTGTTCGTGGACCGGGACGACCCCGTCACCGTCACCCGTCGCGAGCTGCCTCCCGCCTTCGATCTGCCCGGCATCGGGCTGTTCCTCGGGTGGGTCGTCTCGTTGATGATGTTCCTGCTGTCCGCGGTGGACGAACCGCAGTGGTGGCTGCTCGGCGTCTTCGTCGTCTGTGCCGTCCTGTTCGTCCAGCGGGAGCGGCACACCGCCAGCCCGTTCCTCGACGTATCCGCGCTGGTCCGCAACCGGGCGCTCTTCGCAACGCTGATCCGCACTCTGCTCACGTACGTAGCGTTCTACGCCGTCTACTTCGGCTTCCCGCAGTGGATGCAGGCCGCGCGCGGTCTCAGTCCGGCGCAGGCCGGGCTGATGATGTTCCCGCTCGCCGCCATCGGTGTGGTCTGCAGCCTGGTCGCCACCCGGACCTGCCGGATCGCGGGCCCACGCCGGGTACTGGTCGGCGGCACGGCGGCGATGATCGCCGGAGGTGTCATCATCGCCTTCGCCGCCGGCTCGCGCGTTCCCGCGCTGCTCGTGCTCGTGGCCGTCGTGGCGGGCATTCCGAGCGGCTTCAACAACATCGGCAACCAGACCGTCGTCGACCGGGCGACCCCCGACGGCGACGTCGGAACCGCGATGGGGCTGTATCGCACGACGCAATTCATCGGGGCCAACTTCGCCGCTGTCGCCCTCGACGTTCTCGTCGGCCCCGATGCCACCGACGCGGGCTTCGAACGGCTCGGTTGGTTCACCGCGGCCCTCGGCGTCCTGCTGCTCGCGGTGACGGTCGCGGCACGCAGCCTTCGTCCCGAACATCCCATATAA
- a CDS encoding GntR family transcriptional regulator — protein MTSASIVGRAGSRRQGLPDEVATYVRELILSGQVRPGEFIRMDGIAEAVGVSNTPVREGLLKLSNEGWLVLEPRRGFVVAEFSAQDVQDLFWAQAQLAGELAARTAKAITPDRLERLSELIERHEQAVTSNQGPETIDALNHAFHREVNLGANSPYLARLLSSVAQNFPNRFYSEIEGQVQACRVEHPLILDALRRRKARTARQIMQQHILSRGTSLVAMLEERGIFTAEQ, from the coding sequence GTGACGTCAGCCAGCATCGTCGGACGCGCCGGTTCGCGGCGTCAGGGGCTTCCCGACGAGGTAGCGACGTACGTCCGCGAGCTCATCCTCTCCGGCCAGGTCCGTCCGGGCGAGTTCATCCGGATGGACGGGATCGCCGAGGCCGTCGGCGTGAGCAACACCCCAGTGCGGGAAGGGCTGCTCAAGCTGTCCAATGAGGGGTGGCTCGTCCTCGAGCCTCGCCGCGGCTTCGTCGTCGCCGAGTTCTCCGCTCAGGACGTCCAAGACCTGTTCTGGGCCCAAGCCCAGCTCGCGGGAGAGCTGGCCGCGCGCACCGCGAAGGCGATCACACCGGATCGGCTCGAGCGCCTGAGCGAGCTGATCGAGCGACACGAGCAGGCCGTCACGTCTAACCAGGGCCCGGAAACGATCGACGCCCTGAATCACGCGTTCCACCGCGAGGTGAACCTGGGCGCGAACTCGCCCTACCTAGCACGGCTGCTGTCCTCGGTCGCTCAGAACTTCCCCAATCGCTTCTACTCCGAGATCGAGGGCCAGGTCCAGGCGTGCCGGGTCGAGCACCCGCTGATTCTGGACGCCTTGCGCCGGCGGAAGGCGCGAACGGCCCGCCAGATCATGCAGCAGCACATTCTGTCGCGTGGCACCTCGCTCGTCGCGATGCTCGAAGAACGCGGCATCTTCACCGCCGAACAGTAG
- a CDS encoding SDR family oxidoreductase, with product MDLGISGKRAVVIGGSAGLGLSCARALAAEGVGLVLFARSRERLEQVRAELGAADVVAGDLTVRADVARLGDHLRATGGFDILVLNTPRPPSPMRDFLAEDDDSRWDEAYVNQLQGALNVLRALAPLLVGRGWGRIVAITSASVKQPMPRHALSSIFRAGVQAALKHLVDELGAHGVTVNSVAPATVVTPTFASFHNLDERIRQTPMQRSGRPEEVAATVAFLASEPAGFITGQVVAVDGGITRSLV from the coding sequence GTGGATCTCGGTATCTCCGGCAAACGTGCGGTGGTCATCGGCGGCAGCGCCGGACTCGGTCTGAGCTGCGCCCGAGCGTTGGCTGCCGAGGGCGTCGGCCTGGTGCTGTTCGCCCGGAGCCGCGAACGCCTCGAACAGGTGCGCGCGGAACTCGGCGCGGCGGATGTCGTCGCCGGTGACCTGACCGTTCGAGCCGACGTGGCGCGGCTGGGCGACCACCTCCGCGCCACCGGTGGCTTCGACATCCTCGTGCTGAACACGCCGCGGCCACCGAGCCCGATGCGCGACTTCCTGGCCGAAGACGACGACAGCCGCTGGGACGAGGCCTATGTAAACCAGTTACAGGGGGCGCTCAACGTCTTGCGCGCGCTGGCTCCGCTGCTGGTCGGTCGCGGCTGGGGTCGGATCGTCGCCATCACGTCGGCGAGCGTCAAGCAACCGATGCCACGGCACGCGCTGTCCTCGATCTTCCGTGCCGGTGTGCAGGCGGCGCTCAAGCATCTCGTCGACGAGCTCGGCGCCCACGGCGTCACCGTGAACTCGGTGGCGCCGGCCACGGTCGTCACGCCGACGTTCGCCTCGTTCCACAACCTGGACGAGCGCATCCGCCAAACGCCGATGCAGCGCTCCGGCCGCCCGGAGGAGGTCGCGGCCACGGTGGCGTTCCTTGCCTCGGAGCCGGCCGGCTTCATCACCGGCCAGGTCGTGGCCGTGGACGGCGGAATCACCCGCTCACTGGTATGA